A single region of the Streptomyces sp. NBC_01381 genome encodes:
- a CDS encoding non-ribosomal peptide synthetase, which yields MQAVDTLLRRACEKFTDATAITAGSESVSFSALLSRAQDVADELTAQGIGPGDVVGVQGRRSASVIVAVFGVWRAGAIVMLVDDALPQGRRETMLNCGPARATVDCAHGHRVTLRPAPEGVPVADLDDEDYAYVAFTSGSTGKPKAIIGSHTGLSQFLEWQSGEFGIGPHDRFAHLTNLSFDVWFRDALMPLISGATLCIPDQQHLDAAGVREFLQSKEITGFHLVPSLGKVWLSELAQSEPMPAVRLSFFAGEPLDGALVRSWQELFPACQVVNLYGPTETTLAQHSHRVPERPAAGIQQVGPNRPGSRSHILDEHGKPCADGASGEIHIAAEHPSHGYLVDGRLVSPFVEIDVDGQRVVAYPTGDLGRRAADGGLEILGRADDQIKIAGVRIELQEVRSAIQSHPSVRDVFVCAQEDRFTKVIVAVVEGDTGAERELRDYLGERLMSVMVPAAFLFKAELPKLPNGKVDRKVLAEAARHHIEERARRAADASTAGPRGGSVAERLERIWLSVAGGGASLADRESNFFDVGGTSLTIVVLHAEIQREFGVRFPLVRLFEHASFNAQRRFLESMANEPSGRVPGAATARGRAGRGRVLSARRTRQL from the coding sequence GTGCAAGCGGTCGACACCCTTTTGCGGCGGGCGTGCGAGAAGTTCACCGACGCGACCGCGATCACCGCGGGCTCCGAGTCGGTCTCTTTCTCCGCGTTGTTGTCGCGGGCCCAGGACGTGGCCGACGAGCTGACGGCGCAGGGCATCGGACCCGGTGACGTCGTCGGCGTCCAGGGCCGTCGCAGCGCCTCGGTGATCGTGGCCGTCTTCGGCGTGTGGCGGGCCGGGGCGATCGTCATGCTCGTCGACGACGCGCTGCCCCAAGGGCGGCGGGAGACGATGCTGAACTGCGGTCCTGCCCGGGCGACCGTCGACTGCGCGCACGGCCACCGGGTCACGCTGCGGCCCGCGCCCGAGGGCGTGCCGGTCGCGGACCTCGACGACGAGGACTACGCCTATGTCGCCTTCACCTCCGGTTCCACCGGTAAGCCCAAGGCGATCATCGGCAGCCACACGGGCCTCTCACAGTTCCTGGAGTGGCAGTCCGGCGAGTTCGGTATCGGCCCGCACGACCGGTTCGCGCACCTGACGAACTTGTCCTTCGATGTCTGGTTCCGGGACGCGCTGATGCCGCTGATCTCGGGCGCCACGCTGTGCATTCCGGACCAGCAGCACCTCGACGCCGCCGGGGTGCGGGAGTTCCTGCAGAGCAAGGAGATCACCGGTTTCCACCTGGTGCCCTCGCTGGGCAAGGTGTGGCTGTCCGAGCTCGCGCAGAGCGAGCCGATGCCGGCCGTCCGGCTCTCCTTCTTCGCGGGCGAGCCGCTGGACGGCGCCCTGGTGCGCAGCTGGCAGGAGCTCTTCCCCGCCTGCCAGGTGGTGAATCTGTACGGCCCGACCGAGACGACGCTGGCCCAGCACTCCCACCGGGTCCCCGAGCGCCCGGCCGCCGGGATCCAGCAGGTGGGCCCCAACCGCCCCGGATCGCGCAGCCACATCCTGGACGAGCACGGGAAGCCGTGCGCCGACGGTGCCTCCGGCGAGATCCATATCGCCGCGGAGCACCCCTCGCACGGCTACCTCGTCGACGGTCGGCTCGTCTCGCCGTTCGTCGAGATCGACGTCGACGGGCAGCGCGTCGTCGCCTATCCGACGGGGGACCTCGGACGTCGCGCCGCGGACGGCGGCCTGGAGATCCTCGGCCGGGCGGACGACCAGATCAAGATCGCGGGCGTCCGCATCGAGCTTCAGGAAGTCCGGTCCGCGATCCAGTCGCACCCCAGCGTCCGCGACGTGTTCGTCTGCGCGCAGGAGGACCGGTTCACCAAGGTCATCGTCGCTGTCGTGGAGGGCGACACGGGCGCCGAGCGGGAGTTGCGCGACTACCTGGGCGAGCGCCTGATGAGCGTCATGGTCCCCGCGGCCTTTCTCTTCAAGGCCGAGCTGCCCAAGCTGCCCAACGGAAAGGTCGACCGCAAGGTCCTCGCCGAGGCCGCGCGCCACCACATCGAGGAGCGCGCCCGGCGCGCCGCCGACGCGAGCACGGCCGGCCCGCGGGGCGGGTCGGTGGCCGAGCGCCTCGAACGCATCTGGCTCTCCGTGGCCGGCGGCGGGGCATCCCTCGCCGACCGCGAGTCGAACTTCTTCGACGTGGGCGGAACCTCGCTGACCATCGTCGTGCTCCACGCGGAGATCCAGCGTGAGTTCGGTGTGCGCTTCCCTCTGGTCCGCCTCTTCGAGCACGCCTCCTTCAACGCGCAGCGGCGGTTCCTCGAATCCATGGCGAACGAGCCGAGCGGCCGCGTGCCCGGCGCTGCCACGGCCAGGGGCCGGGCCGGCCGTGGCCGCGTCCTGTCGGCCAGGCGCACCCGTCAGCTCTAG
- a CDS encoding transposase, giving the protein MVLNGTSTRPPAHAASPVRPGTTLNSTADCTTRRSSPRKACRACPDRLSCTGKPAVEAATYVLRAGCEATVSETVHAHGLRHCRYRGLAKTHVKHILTAAGADLIRLSEYVLPGT; this is encoded by the coding sequence GTGGTCCTGAATGGGACCAGCACGCGGCCACCTGCCCACGCGGCGTCACCAGTCCGCCCTGGCACGACACTCAACTCGACGGCCGACTGCACCACTCGGCGCTCTTCCCCCCGAAAAGCCTGCCGGGCCTGTCCGGACCGTCTGTCCTGCACCGGCAAACCGGCGGTCGAGGCCGCCACCTACGTCTTGCGCGCGGGCTGCGAAGCTACCGTCTCCGAGACCGTCCACGCACACGGCCTGCGCCACTGCCGCTACCGCGGACTGGCGAAGACACACGTCAAGCACATCCTCACCGCCGCCGGTGCCGACCTGATCCGCCTCAGCGAGTACGTTTTACCCGGCACCTGA
- a CDS encoding TIGR03842 family LLM class F420-dependent oxidoreductase, translating to MDFGLVLQTDPPASQVISLMKRAERNGFRYGWTFDSSVLWQEPFVIYSQILANTEHLIVGPMVTNPGTRTWEVTASTFATLNDMYGNRTVCGIGRGDSAMRVAGRKPNTLARISEAMKVIRTLASGGEADLGGGTVVRFPWIKPDAQLPVWMAAYGPKALKMAGEEADGFILQLADPYLTKTMIKAVRDAAAAAGRDPASVTICVAAPAYLTEDDSPAALAHAREQCRWFGGMVGNHVADLVAKYGEHSDVVPEALTEYIKAREGYDYSHHGRADNPDTAFVPDEVVDRFCLIGTAEQQVAKLRELKNLGVDQFAVYAMHDAREAVIDGYGAAVIPALRD from the coding sequence ATGGATTTCGGACTCGTCCTGCAGACCGACCCGCCGGCTTCGCAGGTCATCAGCCTGATGAAGCGCGCGGAGCGCAACGGCTTCCGCTATGGCTGGACCTTCGACTCGTCGGTGCTGTGGCAGGAACCCTTCGTCATCTACAGCCAGATCCTGGCGAACACCGAGCACCTGATCGTGGGCCCGATGGTCACCAATCCGGGGACGCGGACGTGGGAGGTGACGGCGTCGACGTTCGCGACCTTGAACGACATGTACGGCAACCGCACGGTGTGCGGCATCGGCCGTGGCGACTCCGCGATGCGGGTGGCGGGCCGCAAGCCCAACACCCTGGCGCGGATCAGCGAGGCCATGAAGGTGATCAGGACGCTGGCCTCGGGCGGGGAGGCGGACCTGGGCGGCGGCACGGTCGTCCGCTTCCCCTGGATCAAGCCGGATGCCCAACTGCCGGTGTGGATGGCGGCGTACGGGCCCAAGGCGTTGAAGATGGCGGGCGAGGAGGCCGACGGCTTCATCCTCCAGCTCGCCGACCCCTACCTGACGAAGACGATGATCAAGGCGGTGCGTGACGCGGCCGCGGCGGCGGGCCGCGACCCCGCGTCGGTCACGATCTGCGTGGCGGCGCCCGCGTATCTCACGGAGGACGACTCACCGGCGGCGCTTGCGCACGCGCGTGAGCAGTGTCGCTGGTTCGGCGGGATGGTCGGCAATCATGTGGCGGACCTGGTGGCCAAGTACGGCGAACACTCGGATGTGGTCCCCGAGGCGCTGACGGAGTACATCAAGGCCCGCGAGGGGTACGACTACTCCCACCACGGGCGGGCCGACAACCCCGACACGGCGTTCGTGCCGGACGAGGTCGTGGACCGCTTCTGTCTCATCGGGACGGCGGAGCAACAGGTCGCGAAGCTGCGGGAGTTGAAGAATCTCGGGGTCGATCAGTTCGCGGTCTACGCGATGCACGACGCCCGCGAGGCCGTCATCGACGGCTACGGGGCAGCGGTCATCCCCGCCCTGCGGGACTGA
- a CDS encoding beta-ketoacyl synthase N-terminal-like domain-containing protein → MESDDELIAIVSMDCRLPQAGSVEEFWQKLVDGESAIRDLTDEEVAAAGVPESRRSRTDYVKRAGVLEGVAEFDSTYFGYSSREADVLDVQQRLMLESSVSLLERANIDPHRTQQRIGVFAGSGMSTYLFGALHRPDLVESLGEMVVRHGNDKDFLATRISYKLNLRGPSVNVQTACSTGLVAVHSAVQSLLLNECDAAVAGAVYVRVPQESGYPYQVGGVLSPDGVCRPFDAGANGTLFTNGLGLVLLKRLRDAIADGDEVHAVIAGSAVNNDGAQKVSFTAPSVSGQVGVLADALQLSGAKQTDITYIEAHGTGTALGDPIEIEAIKQAYGYDGAPCGIGSLKGNFGHLNIAAGIIGLIKAALVLKHKYVPPTINIGEVNPALDLDGSRYFVTTEGRALESDTENWAGVSAFGMGGTNSHVILKSFDQAPAEPAEPTAGPSILTFSARSEAALRRQADALAAHLAADPDASLAQYAYTLREGRTRHPFRAALAVVDRAEAVARLKAERYHQGAEAGANEIAFVFAGQGTQRRAMGAVLAAKNKQFARRLDEAIDAVNAHTDFDVRDYLGPDGQVDGIGTSVAQPLLFAVEYALATALIDAGVRPRYLFGHSLGEVVAATVAGVFDLPTAAELVATRARLMGDCPTGAMLAVGSLEPFADLLDGGPLVVAATNSPQQSVLSGTHEAIEAAAARAAEAGLHHQRLATSHAFHSPLMQNAADAFRDVLKSVAFRAPRIPLVSNITGRLLTEYEAKSPHYWADHLLRTVEFTESVDTLRELGVTRFIEIGPGRSMSNLVRAGFGSAAASTLELAQALGEVEHEDEAFADAVALGWAADPEVSIEDRASATRMTSVPTYAFERHIHWVEPTLGYAAGDAQSVRAAGDAPKPSAAAVPAASDTRDDDSPQSAPGGESDEATQEIRRIVAGIFESFLGASASDDDREFFDLGGNSLMAIQLINKLRETFELDFSVRDFYENSSVSATTNVIKALLLEEPVHA, encoded by the coding sequence ATGGAAAGTGATGACGAGCTGATCGCGATCGTCTCGATGGACTGCCGACTGCCGCAGGCGGGCAGCGTCGAGGAGTTCTGGCAGAAGCTGGTGGACGGCGAGAGCGCCATCCGGGACCTCACCGACGAGGAGGTCGCGGCGGCAGGGGTGCCGGAGAGCCGACGGTCGCGTACGGACTACGTGAAGCGGGCCGGGGTCCTGGAGGGCGTCGCCGAGTTCGATTCCACGTACTTCGGCTACTCCTCGCGCGAGGCGGATGTCCTCGATGTCCAGCAGCGCCTCATGCTCGAGTCGTCGGTGTCGCTCCTGGAACGGGCCAACATCGATCCGCACCGCACCCAGCAGCGGATCGGCGTCTTCGCGGGCTCGGGCATGAGCACGTACCTCTTCGGCGCCCTGCACCGCCCCGACCTGGTCGAGTCGCTCGGCGAGATGGTCGTGCGGCATGGCAACGACAAGGACTTCCTGGCCACCCGGATCTCGTACAAGCTGAATCTGCGCGGACCCAGCGTGAACGTGCAGACCGCCTGCTCGACCGGGCTCGTGGCCGTGCACTCGGCCGTGCAGAGCCTGCTCCTGAACGAGTGCGACGCCGCGGTCGCCGGTGCGGTGTACGTCCGCGTTCCGCAGGAGTCCGGATATCCGTACCAGGTCGGCGGTGTGCTCTCCCCGGACGGTGTCTGCCGTCCGTTCGACGCCGGTGCCAACGGCACACTCTTCACCAACGGCCTCGGCCTCGTCCTGCTGAAGCGGCTGCGCGACGCGATCGCCGACGGCGACGAGGTGCACGCAGTGATCGCCGGTTCGGCGGTGAACAACGACGGTGCCCAGAAGGTGAGTTTCACCGCGCCGAGCGTCTCGGGACAGGTCGGGGTGCTGGCCGACGCCCTGCAGCTCTCGGGCGCCAAGCAGACCGACATCACGTACATCGAGGCGCACGGCACGGGCACGGCGCTCGGCGACCCGATCGAGATCGAAGCGATCAAGCAGGCGTACGGCTACGACGGTGCGCCCTGCGGCATCGGCTCGCTCAAGGGCAACTTCGGGCACCTCAACATCGCCGCGGGCATCATCGGCCTGATCAAGGCGGCGCTGGTCCTCAAGCACAAGTACGTGCCGCCGACCATCAACATCGGCGAGGTCAACCCGGCGCTCGACCTGGACGGTTCACGGTATTTCGTGACCACCGAAGGCCGGGCCCTTGAGAGCGACACCGAGAACTGGGCCGGTGTGAGCGCCTTCGGCATGGGCGGCACCAACAGTCACGTCATCCTCAAGAGCTTCGATCAGGCCCCGGCCGAGCCCGCCGAGCCGACCGCGGGACCGAGCATCCTCACCTTCTCGGCGCGGTCCGAAGCGGCCTTGCGGCGACAGGCGGACGCCCTCGCCGCGCACCTCGCCGCGGATCCGGACGCCTCGCTCGCCCAGTACGCGTACACGCTGCGCGAAGGCAGGACACGGCATCCCTTCCGCGCGGCGCTGGCCGTGGTCGACCGGGCCGAGGCGGTCGCCCGGCTGAAGGCCGAGCGCTACCACCAGGGAGCCGAGGCGGGGGCGAACGAGATCGCGTTCGTCTTCGCGGGGCAGGGGACGCAGCGCCGGGCCATGGGCGCCGTGCTCGCCGCGAAGAACAAGCAGTTCGCCCGCCGGCTCGACGAGGCGATCGACGCGGTGAACGCGCACACCGACTTCGACGTACGCGACTACCTTGGCCCCGACGGGCAGGTCGACGGCATCGGCACCTCCGTGGCGCAGCCGCTCCTGTTCGCCGTCGAGTACGCACTGGCGACCGCGCTCATCGACGCGGGCGTCCGTCCGCGCTACCTCTTCGGGCACAGCCTCGGCGAGGTCGTCGCCGCGACGGTCGCGGGCGTCTTCGACCTGCCCACCGCGGCCGAGCTCGTCGCGACGCGGGCCCGGCTCATGGGCGACTGCCCGACCGGGGCGATGCTCGCTGTCGGCAGCCTCGAACCGTTCGCGGACCTGCTGGACGGCGGGCCCCTGGTGGTCGCGGCGACCAACTCCCCTCAGCAGTCCGTGCTGTCCGGCACCCACGAGGCCATCGAGGCGGCCGCCGCGCGCGCCGCCGAGGCAGGTCTGCACCACCAGCGCCTCGCGACGTCGCACGCCTTCCACTCGCCGCTCATGCAGAACGCCGCGGACGCGTTCCGCGACGTCCTGAAGTCGGTCGCCTTCCGGGCGCCGCGGATTCCGCTGGTGTCGAACATCACCGGCCGGCTGCTCACGGAGTACGAGGCCAAGAGCCCGCACTACTGGGCGGACCACCTGCTGCGCACCGTCGAGTTCACCGAATCCGTGGACACGCTGCGGGAGTTGGGGGTGACCCGGTTCATCGAGATCGGCCCCGGGCGGTCGATGAGCAACCTCGTCCGGGCCGGCTTCGGCTCCGCTGCCGCCTCGACCCTCGAACTGGCGCAGGCGCTCGGCGAGGTGGAGCACGAGGACGAGGCATTCGCGGACGCCGTCGCGCTCGGCTGGGCCGCCGACCCCGAGGTGTCCATCGAGGACCGTGCGAGCGCCACGCGCATGACGTCCGTGCCCACGTACGCCTTCGAGCGGCACATCCACTGGGTGGAGCCGACGCTCGGATACGCCGCGGGCGACGCCCAGAGCGTTCGTGCGGCAGGGGACGCGCCCAAGCCGTCGGCGGCGGCCGTGCCCGCGGCGAGCGACACCCGGGACGACGACTCGCCGCAGTCGGCGCCGGGCGGCGAATCCGACGAGGCGACCCAGGAGATCCGGCGGATCGTCGCGGGCATCTTCGAGAGCTTCCTCGGCGCGTCGGCGTCGGACGACGACCGCGAGTTCTTCGATCTCGGCGGCAACTCGCTCATGGCGATCCAGCTGATCAACAAGTTGCGCGAGACCTTCGAACTCGACTTCTCCGTCCGGGACTTCTACGAGAACAGCTCGGTCTCGGCGACCACGAACGTGATCAAGGCACTACTGCTCGAGGAGCCTGTCCATGCCTGA
- the hydA gene encoding dihydropyrimidinase has translation MSTRTLIRGGLVITAAEETHADVLIEDGRIAALAAHGTDAAEAWTADRVIDATGKYVIPGGVDAHTHMELPFGGTFASDSFETGTRAAAWGGTTTIIDFAVQSQGQSLRAGLDAWYAKADGKCAIDYGFHMILSDVNQRSLKEMDFLVEEGITSFKLFMAYPGVFYSDDGQILRAMQRSASNGGLIMMHAENGIAIDVLVEQALARGETDPRYHGEVRKALLEAEATHRAIQLARVAGAPLYVVHVSAEEALAELAAARDKGLPVFGETCPQYLFLSTDNLAEPDFEGSKYVCSTPLRPREHQAALWRGLRTNDLQVVSTDHCPFCFVGQKELGRGDFSKIPNGLPGVENRMDLLHQAVVDGHITRRRWIEIACASPARMFGLYGKKGTIAPGADADVVVYDPAAEQVMSVETHHMNVDYSAYEGKRVTGQVETVLSRGEVVIDERKFTGRAGHGCYVPRGTTQYLG, from the coding sequence ATGAGTACCCGCACCCTGATCCGCGGCGGTCTCGTCATCACCGCCGCCGAGGAGACCCACGCCGATGTGCTGATCGAGGACGGCCGGATCGCCGCGCTCGCCGCGCACGGCACGGACGCGGCCGAGGCGTGGACCGCGGACCGCGTGATCGACGCGACCGGAAAGTACGTGATTCCGGGGGGAGTTGACGCGCATACGCACATGGAGCTGCCGTTCGGCGGGACCTTTGCCTCCGACTCGTTCGAGACGGGCACGCGAGCGGCCGCCTGGGGCGGCACCACGACCATCATCGACTTCGCGGTGCAGAGCCAGGGGCAGTCCCTGCGGGCCGGTCTGGACGCCTGGTACGCGAAGGCGGACGGGAAGTGCGCCATCGACTACGGCTTCCACATGATCCTCTCCGATGTGAACCAGCGGTCGCTGAAGGAGATGGACTTCCTGGTGGAGGAGGGCATCACCAGCTTCAAGCTCTTCATGGCGTATCCGGGAGTCTTCTACAGCGACGACGGGCAGATTCTGCGCGCCATGCAGCGCTCGGCGTCGAACGGCGGGCTGATCATGATGCATGCCGAGAACGGCATCGCGATCGACGTACTGGTCGAGCAGGCACTCGCACGCGGCGAGACGGATCCGCGCTACCACGGGGAGGTGCGCAAGGCCCTCCTGGAGGCGGAGGCCACCCACCGCGCGATCCAGCTGGCACGGGTCGCGGGGGCTCCGCTGTACGTCGTGCACGTGTCGGCGGAGGAGGCTCTCGCCGAGCTGGCGGCCGCGCGGGACAAGGGACTTCCGGTCTTCGGCGAGACATGTCCCCAGTACCTCTTCCTCTCCACGGACAACCTCGCGGAGCCGGATTTCGAGGGCTCGAAGTACGTCTGCTCAACTCCCTTGCGCCCGCGCGAGCACCAGGCGGCGCTGTGGCGGGGCCTGCGCACGAACGACCTCCAGGTGGTGTCGACGGACCACTGTCCGTTCTGTTTCGTGGGCCAGAAGGAGCTGGGCCGGGGCGACTTCTCGAAGATCCCGAACGGGTTGCCGGGTGTGGAGAACCGCATGGACCTCCTCCACCAGGCGGTGGTGGACGGTCACATCACGCGCCGCCGCTGGATCGAGATCGCCTGCGCGAGCCCGGCGCGGATGTTCGGCCTGTACGGCAAGAAGGGCACGATCGCGCCGGGCGCGGACGCGGATGTCGTCGTCTACGATCCGGCGGCGGAGCAGGTCATGTCGGTGGAGACGCATCACATGAACGTGGACTACTCGGCGTACGAGGGAAAACGGGTCACCGGGCAGGTGGAGACGGTGCTTTCGCGGGGCGAAGTGGTCATCGACGAGCGGAAGTTCACCGGGCGGGCCGGGCACGGCTGCTATGTCCCGCGCGGCACGACGCAGTACCTCGGCTAA
- a CDS encoding DMT family transporter translates to MDGRALVAASVTVVLWASAFISIRSSATHFGPGALAFGRLAVAAVVLSAILLVRREGFPPREAWPGIASSGILWFGAYMVALNWGEREVDAGTAAMIVNVGPILMALLGGWLLKEGFPRKLMAGMAVSFAGAVVVGIATSGSGGSSVVGVLLCLFAAVVYAVGVVLQKPTLKHATPLQVTTFGALVGAISCLPFSGQLVTQVSRAPASATWQIVYLGVFPTALAFSTWAYAVSRTTAGKMGATTYAVPVIVVLMSWLFLGEVPSLLALLGGLLCLCGVAVSRTRGKTPDPQDTPHGPVTTESAGSAEVPSQSARP, encoded by the coding sequence GTGGACGGCCGCGCGCTCGTCGCGGCCTCCGTCACCGTAGTCCTGTGGGCATCGGCGTTCATCTCCATCCGCAGCTCCGCCACGCACTTCGGACCGGGTGCGCTCGCCTTCGGCAGGCTGGCGGTGGCGGCCGTGGTCCTGAGCGCGATCCTGCTGGTCCGGCGCGAGGGGTTCCCGCCCCGTGAGGCCTGGCCCGGCATAGCCTCCTCAGGCATCCTGTGGTTCGGCGCGTACATGGTCGCGTTGAACTGGGGCGAACGCGAAGTGGACGCCGGCACCGCCGCCATGATCGTCAACGTCGGGCCGATCCTGATGGCGCTCCTCGGCGGGTGGCTGCTCAAGGAGGGCTTCCCCCGCAAGCTGATGGCGGGAATGGCGGTGTCGTTCGCCGGCGCCGTGGTGGTCGGCATCGCCACGTCCGGCAGCGGCGGATCGTCGGTCGTCGGCGTCCTGTTGTGCCTGTTCGCTGCGGTGGTGTACGCGGTGGGTGTGGTGCTGCAGAAGCCGACGCTGAAGCACGCGACTCCGCTCCAGGTGACGACGTTCGGGGCGCTCGTCGGGGCGATCTCCTGCCTGCCGTTCAGCGGCCAGCTGGTCACGCAGGTGAGCCGCGCCCCCGCGTCCGCGACCTGGCAGATCGTGTACCTGGGTGTCTTCCCGACAGCACTCGCGTTCAGCACCTGGGCCTACGCCGTGTCCCGCACCACCGCCGGAAAGATGGGGGCCACGACCTACGCGGTACCGGTCATCGTCGTCCTCATGTCCTGGCTCTTCCTCGGCGAGGTACCCAGCCTGCTCGCGCTCCTCGGCGGCCTCCTGTGCCTGTGCGGGGTCGCGGTCTCCCGGACGCGGGGCAAGACACCGGATCCGCAGGACACTCCGCACGGCCCGGTGACCACCGAGTCCGCCGGGTCCGCCGAAGTGCCGTCGCAGTCCGCGCGCCCTTAG
- a CDS encoding MupA/Atu3671 family FMN-dependent luciferase-like monooxygenase: MPENSFLEAGQLAKLKERLKSGTTKAPEPRAHQASSPSTLPDVGVIFFSGLSGDSDPYDLLLEVSRYVDGAGFSAIWTPERHFTEVGGAYPNPAVLGAALAVITKSVRIRSGSINLPLHNVLRAAEEWALVDNLSGGRVDLAVAPGWHARDFVLNPDGFESRGKLLNEAREELQNLWRGNPVARTDALGEQHDILTYPRPVQPELPLWLTSSKNADSWRFAGENGLNVLTALINFGPAELHKRIEIYREARARVGLDPDGGVVSLMLHTYVGADADEAVERVRPAMIEYLGSFVTQHATSGQSESKDKSATLQNLDADRDEFLEMVFQRYVSTSSLIGDADRARTTLENFRSMGVNEVACLVDFGLSKDEVLASLARLSPLLQKGA; the protein is encoded by the coding sequence ATGCCTGAGAATTCCTTCCTCGAAGCCGGTCAGCTGGCGAAGCTGAAGGAGAGACTGAAGTCGGGGACCACGAAGGCCCCCGAACCCCGCGCACACCAGGCGTCCTCCCCGTCCACCCTGCCCGACGTGGGTGTCATCTTCTTCTCGGGCCTCAGCGGCGACAGCGATCCCTATGATCTGCTGCTCGAGGTCTCCCGCTATGTCGACGGCGCCGGATTCAGCGCGATCTGGACGCCGGAACGGCACTTCACCGAGGTCGGCGGTGCCTACCCCAACCCGGCGGTCCTCGGCGCGGCACTGGCCGTGATCACGAAGAGCGTGCGGATCCGGTCGGGCAGCATCAACCTGCCGCTGCACAACGTGCTGCGCGCGGCGGAGGAGTGGGCGCTCGTCGACAATCTGTCGGGCGGGCGCGTGGACCTCGCGGTGGCGCCCGGCTGGCACGCGCGGGACTTCGTCCTCAACCCCGACGGGTTCGAGAGCCGGGGCAAGCTGCTCAACGAGGCGCGGGAGGAGCTCCAGAACCTGTGGCGCGGGAACCCCGTCGCGCGGACCGACGCCCTGGGCGAGCAGCACGACATCCTGACCTACCCGCGGCCCGTGCAGCCGGAACTCCCGCTCTGGCTCACCTCGTCGAAGAACGCGGATTCCTGGCGGTTCGCGGGGGAGAACGGCCTCAACGTCCTGACGGCGCTCATCAACTTCGGCCCCGCCGAACTCCACAAGCGCATCGAGATCTACCGCGAGGCACGCGCCCGGGTAGGGCTCGATCCCGACGGCGGTGTCGTGTCGCTGATGCTGCACACCTATGTCGGCGCCGATGCGGACGAGGCCGTGGAGCGGGTCCGGCCGGCCATGATCGAGTACCTGGGCTCCTTCGTCACGCAGCACGCGACCTCGGGCCAGAGCGAGTCGAAGGACAAGTCCGCGACGCTCCAGAACCTCGACGCCGACCGGGACGAGTTCCTGGAGATGGTGTTCCAGCGGTACGTCTCCACCAGCTCGCTCATCGGCGATGCGGACCGGGCCCGTACCACGCTGGAGAACTTCCGCTCGATGGGCGTGAACGAGGTCGCCTGCCTCGTCGACTTCGGGCTGTCCAAGGACGAGGTCCTCGCGAGCCTCGCCCGGCTCTCGCCGCTTCTGCAGAAGGGAGCCTGA
- a CDS encoding helix-turn-helix domain-containing protein, with amino-acid sequence MHHAVRLPDLLRAWRATAGKESQSGKPLPQKEVAQRMAVSERWYRSLESDAGVPLTPEVLNRLATALTLGTDERLALFGHVYVNGGHGSVPAPKEQDAAQVALARWFTAQEHLATYRVDHAWNVVGHSETMATWFPWVLEPGANLLRWALTTPAAREQLADWPMHAAAYLSQLRFSLATSPHHEQLSTLLDELLEDPECRALWEREPRVLAYRQGHVFKLRLPHVSDEDIIVTSQILLPAYQPEIRHVLLLPL; translated from the coding sequence GTGCATCACGCCGTAAGACTCCCGGATTTGTTGCGTGCCTGGCGAGCAACCGCGGGAAAGGAATCACAAAGCGGAAAACCGCTCCCGCAGAAAGAAGTCGCCCAACGCATGGCGGTGAGCGAGCGCTGGTATCGCAGCCTGGAGAGCGACGCGGGCGTACCCCTCACCCCTGAAGTGCTGAACCGGCTCGCCACCGCGCTGACCTTGGGCACCGACGAACGTCTGGCCCTCTTCGGGCACGTGTACGTGAACGGCGGGCACGGCAGCGTGCCCGCGCCCAAGGAGCAGGACGCGGCCCAGGTCGCCCTGGCGCGGTGGTTCACCGCCCAGGAACACCTGGCCACGTACCGCGTCGACCACGCGTGGAACGTCGTCGGTCACAGCGAGACCATGGCGACGTGGTTCCCCTGGGTCCTGGAGCCGGGCGCCAACCTTCTGCGCTGGGCCCTCACCACACCCGCCGCGCGCGAACAACTCGCGGACTGGCCCATGCACGCCGCCGCCTACCTCTCCCAGCTGCGCTTCTCGCTGGCGACGAGCCCGCACCACGAGCAGCTCAGCACGCTGCTCGACGAACTGCTCGAAGACCCGGAGTGCCGAGCCCTGTGGGAGCGCGAGCCCAGGGTGCTCGCCTACCGGCAGGGGCACGTGTTCAAGCTGCGTCTTCCGCATGTCTCGGACGAGGACATCATCGTCACTTCGCAGATTCTGCTGCCCGCTTATCAGCCCGAGATCAGGCATGTCCTGCTGCTCCCGCTGTAG